In the Malaclemys terrapin pileata isolate rMalTer1 chromosome 3, rMalTer1.hap1, whole genome shotgun sequence genome, gccattgatggacctatccactgtgaatttatcaagttcttttttgaaccctgttatagtcttggccttcacaacatcctctggcaaggagttccacaggttgactgtgtgttgtgtgtgtgggggaaaaatCTGTTTGAGTTTTGGTTGAAGAGTTGGGTCAACTTGTACTTGGCTTGATGCGATCTGGAACAAAGAATGTAATCCATACTCACGGGGTGCGGGACTCACGGGGTGTGGCTTTATCATGGCTCCTCTGTGTGGGGCCATTCCAATACTCCTCTCCCAGGCAGTACTCACAGGTAATACGCTTTTTGTAGCAGGGTCTATAATTTACCAGCTGTTTCTACAGTACCGAACACAATTGGGCCTAGACACCAGTGAGGCTCTAGTCATTGCTGTCATACTAACAATaatgagtgcagagctggtgggCCTGGTGTATTGTCTCTTAATATTGAGACAACCAAGCTAGGGACGATGAGAAATGCAATGTATGAACAAGAGCAAAGTTGACTCTCTCAATGGAGTTTATTGGGTTTCTCGTTTGTTTTTGGCAGATATTTGGATGCTGGGTCTGGATCCTCGTAGCTGCCACCACAGTGTATTTCCCTATGCTGCAGGGATGGGTTATGTACGTCTCACTGAGTTCATTTTCCTTCTCCCTGATGTTCCTGTTGTGTTACCTGTTTGGATTTCGCAGAAACAGTGACTCGTGGAAAGTAGTGGTAAGAACACACTCACTTATTCCGGGGGTTGCTGCCGGTGGTGGCTCTTCTCATTCCTGTGACTGCCTTTCAGCTTCAGGTCTCACCTCTCAAGCAGAAAGTTGACTTCAGAATTGACTTTCCATGTGTTCTGCACTTTCTGATCTTTTCACACAAAAGGTCCGGCAGATGGAATCATCCCAGGTCATTCTGCAATGTTCTCACTGGTTCTTCTGACATTTCTTCTAACATTGCATGTGAAACTGATGCAATTCAACTAGAATATAGAAAATAAGGTTAGCTGCAGGGCCACCTGAACCCTCTGGTGTTTGGTTCAAACCTCTTGGTACTTCCTTCGTAGCTACAAAGCCAGTTGGTTAATAACAGGGGTGCGAGGCGCCCCGGTGTACTTAAGGCTACAAAAGAGTTTTCATTATAATCTACTTTCACATGCTCATGGCTTATCATTTGGgctgaaatggggtgatttttcCCTCCGAGTTTGGAGAAAACCTCTTTAGTCATTTTTAAGTtatgggagagagaaaggagaaaagaaaataacACAAAAGCTCTAGCCGTGTTCTTTTGAGCAGGGCTAGCGCAAAAGCAGCTGAAGTCAGCGGTGTGACAAGACTGGGGCTCTGAGGTGCTAATAGAACAGTAGCCTGGGCTCTGTGATTTCAGAGCCTTTGCGAGGTTGGTCGCATTTGTCTGCAGATTCTAAGCTGCTGCTTAAAAGAAAGTTTCGTTCCTCCACTGTTGCAGAAATGAGCCATCCCAATGTAAGTGCGCTGCTAAGCCAGTCTTGCAAAAACCTCCCTCTGTGCCCAAAGCAGAGCAGCAGAAACGGTAGGAACTCGCAGTGTCCCATCGATTCTGCTGACCTCGAGTTGGACATGCAGCATCTACACTTACAGCAGAAACACCTCAGCTACATTGAACATATGCAGCATTTTCCCTTCTTGTTTCCTGCTAAATAACATGTTGCCTTTTGAAACACTACACTCGAGGGGAAAGTTGGTGGTGTGTGATTAAGGCACGAGATCAagaaatctgggttcaattcctggctctgctatagAGTTCCTTGGTGAGCTGGTGTACGTCTCTCTGCTCCCCATCTCTCAATTGGCTTAACAATACTTCCCTGCCTTACCGGGATGTTCTGAGGGTAATTTCATTCTCTGAGAGCGTGTAGAGATGATTAGGGCATATAAGCAGATGTCTAGTAAACATATACAATAAAATATACAGGTGAGTTAATGATGCTGTTGAACCTTAACTTGGCCTTTTCCTATCTTTTTGTGATTATTAACTATGAAAACTTAACATGCCATTAATGTACTTTTTTGCTTCTATGAATGGTGTAGCATCATTGACTGCAAGCCTGGGAAGACACTTTCATGCTAACCCAACTCTTTTTCAAGTTGCTTGTGACTTGCAAAATGTTTCCTCTTGGGCTTGACTGTCACATGCCTGGTCCCAGCCCAAAGAAGATTTAGTTGCTGTGGAACGTTTGAGAGAAATTGTTCCAGATGTTTTTGAGTCATGCAGGCATCATCCTTCCCACTTTTGTAGAACTGAAAAGCAGACATCGGACAGCTGAAGGGTCATAGCTGTGCTGTTGAAAGTACAGCTGTCCTGTAAGTGAGGAGGAGGTACCTGCACTGTGAATGTGTATTTCAACCTCACAAACCTTCCTCTTTGTCTCTTGTTTTGCAGGATAGTATGTATCATGGAGCCACTGCAATTTTCTATATGAGCGCGGCGGTCTTACAAGCTAATGCAACAATCCGCTCTGAGACTGAAGCGCCTGGACAATATATTCCTCGTTACTATCAAATTAATGTCGCTGCTTCAGTAAGTTGCATGCTTAGCGTATTGATTAGCCACAGTTTCGTGTAGGCACCTCTGTTTCCTGTGTAATTTCCATGGGAAAGTTTCAACATTGCTGACATTttgtcagggtttttttgttggaaaaatcaAAGCCAAATATTTCAGGTCAGGTAGGTCATCCCAAATCAAAGCAGTTTGGCTTGTCAAACTGAACTGAACCACTTAGTTTCATGTCAGAGGGACCTTTAATCTGAGTCTGCCTGAGCTGCCATGGTGcttgatgggagttgtagttgtaGTTAGTATCATAGGATCCTATGGCCACAGTTTACCATGGGAAATGTCATCCAGCCATAGGACAGTTGGGGCACaaagcacccaaactacaactcccatgaggcactgtggcgGCTCAGGCGGATACAAAACAAAAACGTTTCCACATTTCTGAATTGAATTTTTTTGTAACTTTTAGGTCCctgaaaaatgttgatattttgccTTTTCCTCACAACTGGGGACGGGAAAGACAGAAAATTCCGATTTCCAGTCAACTCTGCTCTGGGGCTTTCCCACGCTTTGAGTTTGAGATTTTATTCATTAGTAGATTGGCAGGATCATTTTAAGGACATAAAATCCATTGAAGAAAGGACATTGGAGGGGTCACTAAGGACATAGATTAACACAAGGCTGAAATCGGTAGAGTAATTTCATTGCCTAGTAACGTTCTTTCCATTTTTCCTTTCAGTTCTTTGCTTTTATCACGGCTCTGCTGTATATTTTACATGCCTTCAGCATCTACTACCACTGAAGACTGCTGTCAAAGAGAGAAACGGGGTGACTGAGACACGCAGCAGGGACACCCGGACTTTGTGTACCTAAAACAATGGTTTAATTGGATTAAGAACATAATTCAGTGTAAATGTAGGTCATCTGGAGCCTGGCTCtgcttcattttaattttaaaagagatTTGTTTTATAAATCTGTAAATCTTAATTTTTATAGAGTATTGTGTATTTTCTGTCTGAAAGCAGTATCGTTTGGGGGAAAGCTTGTTCAAGTAGTCCTATGCAGAATATAGACATCTTCTCGTCCCCACGTATCCCAATGTCTCAGCTTTTGGTCGAGTCCAAAGGCTCTCTGGCTGTATGGTCGCATATGCTTGTGGTAGGGGTTGCATGAACTAACTTATTGGAAAATATAAAGGTCTCTTTGTTTTCTTACGGCAGCTGCTTTGTTGTGTATTGTTCTTTTCGTTACGTTTCTCTATCGACTCGTTCTGGTCTGCTTAGAACTAGGGTTCCCCTGAGCTAGTTCACACATCTCCTGCCGCTCGTGTAGTGAAACGCCCCTCACCTCTGTGACTAGCTGGCCCCATTTCCAGCACCTGCTCCACGTGCTGAAATCCATCCTTGTGCAGAGCACCAGCACCAGTGCTGTACACCACTTCAGTCCCATTTACGCCTATGCGCTGAAGTCCTGATGTCAATGGCTGAgctcccagtgatgtcaatgggaccaGAACTTCACTGCATGGTCAGAAAGCAACGTGAGAGTCTTGTTTTATGAAGCTCTAATTTTCCATCCAGAGGTGTCAGCCAGTGTTACCGGCTCAGCAATTTGCCCTAACAGGAAACCACAGTGCCCAAAGGAAATAACTGTAAATGGAAGCAAATAAGTCAGGTGGCAATTCCCTACTTTTCAGGGGGTTGTGAGACTACATTAATTATTGTTCctaggtgctttgagatcctcagaggaaAGGCACTGGAATGGTGTGTGAGTATTAATGACTGCTTATTAATAATACCAATCTCACAAGCAGGCATTTGTGCTGCCTATAGATGTGTGCATGTCACTATAGTGGGAGGAAATCTACATGAATGGCTAAGCACTTTACTTGCTGGTGGGAGATTCTGTTCTGCAAGTTGCATGGGAATAGCAGTAAATCCCACAATGCAGTTCGCTTAACTCCTCAATAAGacacctagggtatgtctacactgcaattagaccaTCTGCAGCTTGTCCgtggcttgggctaaggggctgtttcgtTGATGTCCAGGCTCGGGATggtgcccaggctctgggaccctgcgaggtgggaggtaCCCAgaagctcgggctgcagcccaagcctgaaagtctacactgcaatcgagccctgtgagctggagccagttggCACGGGCCAGACgtgggttttaattgcagtgtagacataccattagtcACAGTGGGCCAGCTGCTCCATGGAGAAGACATGAGCAGCCCCCCCTTGTGCCTCTGCACAGCAGCCAGGTATCACTGCATTTCCTGGGATCCCTGGGGTGTGCTCATGGAGCACAACAGACCCCAAGAATAGTCCCTGCTGAGGGAGGGATGGCAGGGAACATGGGTTCCTAGATACATAGATTCCAGGGCCGGAAATGATCTCTGTCATTAGCTAGTCCGACCCCCGCATAATACAGGCATGGAACGTCCTCCAAATAACTCCCAGAGTCAATCgtttagaaaaacagccactcTGGATTGAAAAATTGTCtgtgatggcgaatccaccacaaccctgggtaagtcgttctaatggttaattactcactcTTGCAAATGTACgtcttttttccagtctgaatttctctagcttcaagcTTCCAGACACAGTATCTTGTTAGCCCTTTTATTTGCTAGTTTGAAGAGCCcatcatcaaatatttgttcctcatacGTGTAGACTGTGACCGAGTCTCCCTTCACCtttctctttgttcagctaaatCGATTGAGCTCCTCGCGGCTCtatcaggcaggttttccaatccttcatcgttcttgtggctcttctctgaccccctctccaatttaccaacagcCTGCTTGACCCCCAGCTCTAGCCGCACCTTTCTCTGACATTGCGTTATAACAGGCTCTCTCCTCGTAGGAAATCTCCTCTGACATGGGCGGTATTTGGTCTGCCCCGTAATAATACGAGCTGGTAAAGCTCCGTGACTCGCCCGAGAAGCTTCAGCTCACGTCCGGCGCTCTGATTTTGAGCACTGATATTTGAAGGAGACGAGAAGCCGAAGCCAAATCCTGCCTGcgttattcaggcaaaactgccCCTGAAGGCGAGGTGGGGCTTCGCCTGAGCTGTCGCTAAGGGCTCCACACAGACTCCCATTGTCATTACTGGGCCCTGGCTCAGGGCCGTAAACACAGAACTATTGTACCCAAATGCACCTCAGTAACAGGAGGGCCCAGTACACGTTCAAGGGGGTCCTGCCACCTGCTCCTTGCTGATTCCCTTTGTCGTGTGGCAGCCAAGGGGGGAAGTGGAGCTGCCTTGTAAGGCTCTGCTGTGCGGGTGTGGTGGATGGAGTCTGGGGCTGCCCATgtgctggggagcagagagagggaatCAGCCACCACACCCTAGCAAGGCCTGATGCCATCCCTTACACGCGTTCCTAGCAGACAAAAGAGGGGCAGTAATGGGGAGCGTGCGCATCAGAGTGACCCCTGAGACCCCTCAactgcctcctcagctgccaTCGGAGCAACAGCCTCAGCGAGTGTACACGGGCGTCAACGGAGCGAGCCTGGTTCATGCCAGCTGAGAATGGAAAGACATTAAACCCACTGGCTGTCACTGCCCCCTGCAAAGCTACAGTGGCAAGCCTCACCCCCGCCCCAAGGGCTTGAGGGTAGCTGTGaacccccattccccaccccagggccttGTGGGTAGCTATAACCCCCCTTCCATCCCAAGGCCTTATGGGTAGCTGTGATCCCCTAGCCCCATCCCGTAGCCTTATAAGTAGctgtgattagggtgaccagatgtcccgattttatagggacagtcccaattttgggggctttttcttatataggctcctattacccccccacccccatcccaattttttataCCTGCTCTCTGGACACCCTAGCTGTGATCCTCCCAATCTGCCCTAAGGCCTTGTGGGTAACTGTGATTCCCCCATCCCCAACCTGCCCCAGGGCCTTGTGGGTAACTCTGCTCACCCTGTGACGGTTCTCgaactgtgagtcaccttgttaccgcATGCCTCTAATGAGATGGACCTTGCCTGTGGTGGCTGGGTGTGAggtccctgacaccaccagcctgtcagccactcaagcCTGCTCCTTCGGGCTGTGCCAGACCTAGGTTAGCCTGGCAGGTCAACAAGAGGTACACCTGAGTCCCCTTGGAGCATGCCCCTGTGATAGCCAGCTCCTGGCACTGTGGGCCCTAGTTTTACTTTAAACCACGGCTCCTGTAAAATCACAGCGCCCTTGTAATAAACCAAGAGGTTTAGTTAAGAGAGACTAGAGAGTCAACTAAACACGAGAGAGCGATGGAAATAAATGCTTAcactacaaaacaaaataataaaatgtgaatGAAGGCTTACATTTATCGCTAGTTCCCTTTCCTGTCTAATcaagttcagtctgttgcagaagTGCCTGGTTTTAAAGGAACCGTGAACCCTCAAAAAAGTTtgctctttaataaaaaaaatgtcccctccaagttcagtctgttgcagagctgactGGCTTTAAAGGCACCAAGATGAAAACACAAGACGTCTCCTCAATGAATGGCTACAGACGGCCTCGCCCTGCTCTGTGGCACACGGAACAGGCTTTTTTCTCTATTCGTCGACAGGGCGATCCCATCTGGTGTAACAGTCTGCACACCCTTTTTACCCTCAAATGGTTTCACTTGTTTTCCATTGTAGGTGGACCTGCCATGTTGTAATCTTGTTCCCAGACTGCCCCACTGCAGGCCAATTGTGCAGCATGGCTAGAAACACTGTTCGGTTTAGGTGCAAAGCcaaacagaagggtttttttttggtgtgtgtggctGCATTATTTAGTAGCATCAGAAGCTCAACACAGTCGTCACAGTAGGGTTGAGGGCTTTTGTAATATTCTAGCCAGGTCTAGTTGACAAGAGTGAACAGAGGCCAAACTACCTCCAACATGATTTAGCTACAGACTATGCTGTACTTCACACTAGCTCTGTGTTTGCGCTGAAATTTCAGCTCATTGAGTGATTCAGTAGGAATTCCTTCCCAGCATTGGCCGGGGATTAATTAAGACAGCCCTTTTTCTgaagtatatatttaaaataaacacacacacttgctaTGATCATTTTATAATTCATGAAAGCTTGCAAGAGGCTAAAATTTTGTTTGTTACTAAGCTACCAACAGGGATGGGTGAAGTCACAATATCTGCACTACAGCTATGGGAAGCCAAGATCAACACAGCGCTGGTCACTTACAGCAAGGTTTGGCCATATTAATAACTGCCGCTAAACTGAAACAAGCCCCTCTTCAACTGAAATCACAGTGTTCACAGAGGGTTTGATGAccagtttaaaaactgatttttaagttaaactggggcagctttctcatgtagacaaaacCTTAGGCCTGCGGGAGTGTATAGTCCATGTGTACTAAGCTAACATGTTGGATCAGAGTGGAAAGAGTGGCTGCATGGAACTAAACTGATTCACCAGCTAGCAGTTCATGTGTGCTGTACCGTAAAGTCTGATAAACTTCAGATTGGCAGCTCCCACTTCTCTGAGTCTCGCGATTCCTCTGAGAGATGATAGCTTGCTCAGCTAAAGCTCACTGCTTATCCTAAAGCTACTACAAAATGTCTCCCAGACGTTTGGAAGGGCTGAAGGATGTTTGAAAGGATATGCAGAATTTGCAGGCCAAGAAGGCTTAATTAATATTTAACTAGCGCTGTGGAATTTATATAAATCCTGCTAGATTATGTCTGTGTATCATAATAGTTGAGCTGTGATTTTCTACAGAAATTCCATCCGGTCATCCGAAGCACATTATAAATCAATGCAGCTGTAGAATTAGCCGACATGAGCTACAAAGGTAATGTGTATAGACTAAAGATCTGGCCCAAAGGCAGATATAGAGCAGTGAATATCTTTCACTCTTGGTGAATACTGTGCTTACAGGACCTCCTTCTGGCCATGGGCAAAACCAGTATCGAGCTGAAGATGGGGATAAAACAGAGAAACGTGTggaatgcagtgttgccaacgctCACAGTTTTATCACGAATCTCACAATGTCCATTGtgttccttaaagccccagttcctgagcTGGGTAAGTATGGGGgaaatctcagccttcattttttttttaaagtcagttttagccttcatggctgcagagaaaagctagaaAATGTGAATCCTAAAGGGtaaaaaaaccagaaggcaaacaaaacCAACTGTCTATGATCTTTcagacaatctcatgattttgtgggCCTGACATGATTATGTTTAACTCTTGGGGTTGGAGATATTGAGACCCCTACAGCTCTGAACCCCAGTGTTCTGGCTCAGTGGCAGTTTAGGTAATTAATATTCAGCCTTGCCATATTTCTCCCCTAGTCTCAGTGGGATATTGTATTGTCTGTGCTAAAAATGAGTCTCCAGTCCTATAAACACTTTCGCATGGGACTAACTTGATTCATCCCCTGGAACTACTCACATGGGTAATAACATTTTTCACatgcatatgtgtttgcaggattagaagCTTTAGACGTCCACCTCCTCCCCAGGACTTAGACAGGGtccacagccctgagcagagTGAAGGCACTCACTAAATATTAACAGCATTATTCTCCACTTACAGAGAtcgttgcaggatcagagcctaaaataGTGTGAGTGGACCtttcagtcccattgacttcactgaggtgCTGCGGTCTGGCTGCATAGAATTAATTGTGTCGCAGGGCACCGCGGGGTGAGTCGTCAGCAACCGGATCTGAACCTGAACCCTCTGGATGCACGTGCATGAGTCGCTACTGCCTGAGCTCATCAACCTCTACATGGAGCCCAATCCCAGCTACGGGGGGAGAGAACCCCACACTGAGCAGGTACAATTAGAGCTGACCGGAGGAGGACAACTCCCTTTCACAGGCCTCACAATTTTGTTTCACGTTGGAACATTCCAGATATAGCTGTAACCTGCCTCCCAGGTGGGTTGAGAGCCTAAATTAATTGTTTCTAAAGCTCTTTGGGGTCACTGGATGGGAGGCAGTAGataatgcaaattattattattatttctcacTTGTTATCGGGTAAGGACCAATGCATGATCTGATCAAAGGTGAGCTTGACCCCAGTCTAAGCAATACATGGATTGGTGGCTGTTCTGCTTAGCACAGTCTGTTG is a window encoding:
- the MALL gene encoding MAL-like protein, with protein sequence MASKDLPPPVTHTEPDMPSGAKIFRTVPYAFILPELIFGCWVWILVAATTVYFPMLQGWVMYVSLSSFSFSLMFLLCYLFGFRRNSDSWKVVDSMYHGATAIFYMSAAVLQANATIRSETEAPGQYIPRYYQINVAASFFAFITALLYILHAFSIYYH